The genomic segment AATCGCTCCCATCGTGATTCCTACAAACACTATCCAGTAGCTGGGATAGACTGTTGAAATATTGAAATTACGAATAATAAAATGGTGGGTAAAGTAAACAATTAGCAAAATATGCAAGGCTACACCCAATATCCAAATACCATATGCAATACTCGGCATAAATGGTGAGATGTATGTAGATAAAATCATCAAACTCATCGAAAATGTACCGGAATTACTTGCAATAATTGGATTTTTGAAATCCTCTTTAATCTTTTTGGGATATAATACTAGTTTGGATAAAATTAAAATTAATAATACGATACCTATTATGCCACAAGCTACCTTTAAAAGGGGATGAGTATCATTTAGGAGATTTCCAAGTGAAAGAAATGCCAAAATCAATCCGCAAATTGGAATAGGTATCTTTTCAATCATATTATATTATTTATTTTTCAATGACTTATTATTGTTGGCCAAGATTAAAGAAACTTAAAGCATTTTTATGGGATACCTTATCTATGTCTTTTTTATCATAGCCTTGTTTTTGTAATTCTCTCACGGTTTTTGGAACTGAAAGAGGGTCTGATGCTTTATTGCTGATGTCACTATTCAGTACGAACCTGTCAAATCCGTATTCGTCCAAAATTGATATTGCTTCGGCTTTGTCCATTTTTTGTGGCTGAATTGTTAAACCAAGCATACAATTGGTATCTATTGCATCGCCAACAACTTGGGGATTAATATGATCAATAACTGCATGTTTTTCATCCATGTGCTGTGGGAGAATATTTAAAATTTCTTTTAGGACATCTTTTTTATTCTTTCGAGGGGTGTGGATAATTACTTTTGAATTTGTTTCATCTGCAATGTCTAACTGTTTTTTAAAGATAGTCAATTCATTTTCTGTTAAATCTTCAAGACCTATTTCGCCGATGGCTACTATTTGCTTGTTTTCAATCCATTGGTATAGTTTTTCAAATATTCTTTCAGGATTGACATTTGAGTTTGTTGGATGTATTCCCAATGCAACTTTTAAATCTAGTCCGTACTCTTTTGCTCTTGATGTATCCAGTTCTAAAATTCTGTTCAAATGGTTTAATAGAATCATTTCGTGTTCTATTTTGTAGGGGTAGTAACTACATGTAATTGCAGTATCAATTCCTGCAATATACATTTCTTTAAAGTCTTCTCCGCTTCTTGAATCTGCATGCATATGTGTATCTATCATATTTATCCCGTTTTATATTTTTATTTGATTATTAATTTGTTTGTTCTGTTTTAAAAAAATATCTGAAATTTTTAATTATTATAAAGTTTTTGGAAGTGTTACTTTCTGCATTTGTTCACTTCAAGAGATTTTATATCTCAAGTAATAAAAATATTATGATACGTAATACTAATAGGTGGTCTTACTGTGATTGAAAACAAATGTTATTTAGAAGATTATGAATCCATTTCAGATGAAGTAAAACATTTAACAAACTCCCTTTCAAGGTTAAAAGTATTGGCGACTTTATACGAACATCCAAAAAGCATGAAGGATTTGACTGCTGAT from the uncultured Methanobrevibacter sp. genome contains:
- a CDS encoding TatD family hydrolase, translated to MIDTHMHADSRSGEDFKEMYIAGIDTAITCSYYPYKIEHEMILLNHLNRILELDTSRAKEYGLDLKVALGIHPTNSNVNPERIFEKLYQWIENKQIVAIGEIGLEDLTENELTIFKKQLDIADETNSKVIIHTPRKNKKDVLKEILNILPQHMDEKHAVIDHINPQVVGDAIDTNCMLGLTIQPQKMDKAEAISILDEYGFDRFVLNSDISNKASDPLSVPKTVRELQKQGYDKKDIDKVSHKNALSFFNLGQQ